The Bacteroidales bacterium sequence TACAACATCGTCCATTGCATTATTATCCATTACAATTAATGGAATTTCTTTTAACCTTTTCCAACTATGACTAGCAGTATAAAATGACGCTAAATGACTACGATCAAATTCTAATTCATCTTGAATTAAGTCGTGCAAATCGTATAAAGTTTGCTCCGACAAAATTTCAATATCCATGTAAAACTTACTGTCTTCGTCAGATAGGACCTTAAACTTGTAAACCATATGCTATATTTGTATTAAAAATTTTACTATATCAATATTATCTGCATATTCCCACAATTCAGGGTATTGTGTCATGCCAAATTTAATTGAATTAAAATGTTTATTTTCCTTTGACACAACACATTGAATTTGGTTTGACATATGCTCAATTTTGGGGGCTAATATACAAATATCTGAATAATACTCATAAAAAATTACGCCGAGAGGTGAAGAAATTTGATTACTTTCTTTTAGTATAGCAAACCCAGCATCGATAAACGATTCTTTATTTAAGAGGTATATCGATTTTTGATAATCGTAATTGTTTAAGTAGTGATGATGATAAAATAAATGTTCCCATTTTTTTAAAACATGAATAAACAATGAGAAATCATAATTATTGGGGCAATAAATCTTAGATACACTTCTACAACCTAAACCAAAATAAATAAAAATATCGTTGGTTAATTGTTCTAAGTCTTCAGCTGTTTCAGAGCCATCTATTACAGCAATTCCATTTCTATGTTGCCGAAAAACATGTGGATAACGACCAAAATAATATTCAAAATACCGC is a genomic window containing:
- a CDS encoding acyl-CoA reductase encodes the protein MTFEERIEGLAKLGITLKAFIDKYKHNKDLSDGIFYSLKQAVENEKIHNPFFTEDNVLFAFKYWADNLTENNLSKWILPYASDIKKNNIKKVAIIAAGNIPLVSFHDIISVFLTGHKAIVKLSSKDSRLPKLLWEIMEIKHPGVSEYIDFVTDKTLQNFDAVIATGSNYSQRYFEYYFGRYPHVFRQHRNGIAVIDGSETAEDLEQLTNDIFIYFGLGCRSVSKIYCPNNYDFSLFIHVLKKWEHLFYHHHYLNNYDYQKSIYLLNKESFIDAGFAILKESNQISSPLGVIFYEYYSDICILAPKIEHMSNQIQCVVSKENKHFNSIKFGMTQYPELWEYADNIDIVKFLIQI